Proteins found in one Jatrophihabitans sp. genomic segment:
- a CDS encoding DNA-formamidopyrimidine glycosylase family protein, translating to MPELPEIEALAAFLREHAVERTVVRSDVAAFSVIKTFDPPLTALNGLTVTGAGRYGKFLDLEVDGLHLVTHLSRAGWLQWREKLSPAPPKPGRGPLAFRLHLAPGVDSDEDPDAPPAGFDLTEAGTQKRLAVYLVRDPLEVPGIARLGPDAMQIDLDAFAALLAGERAQIKGVLTSQSVLAGIGNAYSDEILHAARISPFAIAARLTESQVSALYSAMRATLTDAVARSVGQRAATLKSEKRSGLAVHARTGLPCPVCGDTVREVSFADKSLQYCPTCQTGGKNLADRRLSRLVK from the coding sequence ATGCCGGAGCTACCGGAGATCGAGGCGCTGGCCGCGTTCCTGCGCGAGCACGCCGTCGAGCGGACCGTGGTTCGCTCCGACGTGGCCGCGTTCAGCGTCATCAAGACCTTCGACCCGCCGCTGACCGCGCTGAACGGGTTGACCGTCACCGGCGCCGGCCGGTACGGCAAGTTCCTCGACCTCGAGGTGGACGGCCTGCACCTGGTCACCCACCTGTCCCGCGCGGGCTGGCTGCAGTGGCGCGAGAAGCTGTCACCGGCGCCGCCCAAGCCGGGCCGCGGGCCGCTGGCCTTCCGGCTGCACCTGGCGCCGGGGGTCGACTCCGACGAGGATCCCGATGCCCCGCCGGCCGGCTTCGACCTGACCGAGGCCGGCACCCAGAAACGGCTGGCGGTCTACCTGGTGCGCGATCCGCTGGAGGTGCCCGGCATCGCCCGGCTGGGGCCCGACGCGATGCAGATCGACCTCGATGCCTTTGCCGCCCTACTGGCCGGCGAGCGCGCCCAGATCAAGGGGGTGCTGACCAGCCAGTCGGTGCTGGCCGGCATCGGCAACGCCTACTCCGACGAGATCCTGCACGCGGCCAGGATCTCGCCGTTCGCGATCGCCGCCCGGCTGACCGAGTCCCAGGTCAGCGCCCTCTACAGCGCCATGCGTGCCACCCTGACCGACGCGGTGGCCCGGTCGGTGGGCCAACGGGCCGCCACCCTGAAGTCGGAGAAGCGCAGCGGCCTGGCGGTGCACGCCCGCACCGGGCTGCCGTGCCCGGTGTGCGGTGACACGGTGCGCGAGGTGTCCTTCGCCGACAAGTCGCTTCAGTACTGCCCGACCTGCCAGACCGGCGGCAAGAACCTGGCCGATCGGCGGCTGTCCCGGCTGGTGAAGTGA
- a CDS encoding class I SAM-dependent DNA methyltransferase, which produces MKSTDLAAVRRTLWAAADELRANSKLTAVQYRQPVLGLIFLAYAEHRFEEVRPGLEAQVTARRPVTPGDYRAKSVLFVPELARLSNLVNLPEGEDVGKAVDGAIKAIENANPDLKDILPRGYQRLDRSTLIELLRLFAPLPRQLSGDAFGLIYEDFLSNFASQEGRLGGEFFTPYSIVRLIVDVIEPFHGRVLDPACGSGGMFVQCAKFVERHHESATKALSIFGTEKTEETVPLAKMNLAMHGLSGDIRLANTYYEDPHSVTGTFDFVMANPPFNVDKVDKTKLGALERFPFGLPKSDNANYLWIQQFYSALNGTGRAGFVMANSAGDAGHSERDIRRKLIESGAVDVMIAIGTNFFYTVTLPVTLWFLDRGKAGAEREDQVLFIDARHWYRQVDRAHRDFMPEHIEFLANIVRLYRGEEVETIDGSETLLKENFPDGKYADVAGLCKVSTRVEIEHQGWSLNPGRYTGTAAIKDDGENFNEKLAELYEEFSRLSDEADLMRAKVDTAIQGILDA; this is translated from the coding sequence GTGAAGAGCACTGACCTGGCTGCCGTACGACGGACCCTGTGGGCTGCCGCGGACGAGTTGCGGGCCAACTCGAAGCTCACCGCGGTCCAGTACCGTCAGCCGGTCCTCGGCCTTATCTTCCTCGCTTACGCCGAGCACCGCTTCGAGGAAGTTCGGCCGGGGCTCGAGGCGCAGGTAACCGCCCGTCGGCCGGTGACTCCGGGTGACTATCGCGCCAAGTCTGTACTGTTTGTCCCCGAGTTGGCGCGTCTGTCGAATCTGGTGAACCTGCCTGAGGGTGAAGATGTCGGCAAGGCCGTTGACGGAGCGATCAAGGCGATCGAGAACGCGAACCCGGACCTGAAAGACATCCTCCCTCGCGGATACCAGCGCCTCGACCGCTCGACCCTCATCGAACTGCTTCGGCTCTTCGCACCACTGCCCCGTCAGCTCTCCGGCGACGCCTTCGGCCTGATCTACGAGGACTTCCTGTCGAATTTCGCCTCGCAGGAAGGTCGACTGGGGGGCGAGTTCTTCACGCCATACTCCATCGTTCGGCTGATCGTAGACGTGATTGAGCCCTTCCATGGCCGCGTGCTCGACCCGGCCTGCGGGTCTGGCGGCATGTTCGTCCAATGCGCGAAGTTCGTCGAGCGGCACCACGAGTCGGCTACCAAAGCGCTCTCGATCTTCGGCACGGAGAAGACCGAGGAGACCGTGCCGCTGGCGAAGATGAACCTCGCGATGCACGGCCTGTCCGGCGACATCCGCCTGGCGAATACCTACTACGAAGATCCGCACAGCGTCACCGGCACGTTCGACTTCGTTATGGCGAACCCACCCTTCAATGTGGATAAGGTCGACAAGACCAAGCTCGGCGCACTCGAACGGTTCCCGTTCGGCCTTCCGAAGTCGGACAACGCGAATTACCTCTGGATTCAGCAGTTCTACTCAGCGCTGAACGGCACCGGTCGGGCCGGCTTCGTCATGGCGAATTCAGCCGGGGACGCAGGGCACTCCGAACGCGACATCCGTAGGAAACTCATCGAGTCCGGCGCGGTCGACGTGATGATCGCGATCGGCACTAACTTCTTCTACACCGTGACCCTGCCGGTGACCCTGTGGTTCCTCGACCGCGGCAAGGCCGGCGCCGAGCGCGAGGATCAGGTGCTGTTCATCGACGCCCGGCACTGGTACCGGCAGGTCGACCGTGCGCACCGCGACTTCATGCCCGAGCACATCGAGTTCCTCGCCAACATCGTGCGCCTCTACCGAGGCGAGGAGGTTGAGACGATCGACGGCAGCGAGACGCTGCTCAAGGAGAACTTCCCGGACGGGAAGTACGCCGATGTTGCCGGGCTTTGCAAGGTATCGACCCGTGTCGAGATCGAGCACCAAGGCTGGAGCCTCAACCCTGGCCGCTACACCGGCACCGCCGCCATCAAGGACGACGGCGAGAACTTCAACGAGAAACTCGCTGAACTTTACGAAGAATTCTCGCGCCTGTCCGATGAAGCCGACCTCATGCGAGCCAAGGTCGACACCGCGATCCAAGGGATCCTCGACGCATGA
- a CDS encoding restriction endonuclease subunit S codes for MTEWSNVTVAEIASSDPHALATGPFGSAISAKNFVSDGVPVIRGSNLSLDVGVRLNDEGLAFLTAAKAAEFKRSFARKGDLVFTCWGTVGQIGLVDKRSRYDAYVVSNKQMKLTPDPKRVDSTFLYYLLSSPELVRAVTGQAIGAAVPGFNLGQLKEVRVRLPSLRTQQHISRILGLIDDLIENNQRRVEVLEEMARAIYREWFVHFRFPGNEDVDFVDSVLGPIPDGWVLGTLGVLAVEIRNAVSPSAATAELPYVPIDEIDRRSVTLKAFRPGREAASSLRLFTAGDVLFGAMRAYFHKVCIAPFDGVTRSTCFVLRPDPERYHYAVMTLADDGTVAYAASHSSGSTIPYAKWSKVLSEMAVVLPPVSIAQSFGDAVEPLLTLAQMLAMQSAHLASIRDALLPRLVTGQIDVSSLDLDALLEGAVA; via the coding sequence ATGACCGAGTGGTCCAATGTCACGGTGGCGGAGATAGCAAGCTCTGATCCGCACGCTCTTGCTACGGGCCCATTTGGATCTGCTATAAGCGCGAAAAACTTTGTCAGCGACGGGGTGCCGGTGATCCGCGGGTCGAATCTGAGCCTAGACGTCGGCGTCCGCTTGAACGATGAGGGCCTCGCCTTTCTGACTGCGGCCAAGGCTGCGGAGTTCAAGCGGAGCTTCGCCCGAAAAGGTGATCTGGTCTTTACTTGCTGGGGGACAGTCGGCCAGATTGGGCTGGTCGACAAGCGATCTCGATATGATGCATATGTCGTGTCGAACAAGCAAATGAAACTTACGCCCGACCCGAAAAGGGTCGACTCGACATTCCTCTATTACCTATTGTCGAGCCCCGAATTGGTTCGCGCGGTGACTGGCCAGGCGATAGGAGCGGCCGTTCCCGGCTTCAATCTGGGTCAGCTCAAGGAGGTCCGCGTCCGGCTGCCTTCGCTCAGGACTCAGCAACACATTTCAAGAATTCTCGGCCTGATCGACGACCTGATCGAGAACAACCAGCGGCGCGTTGAGGTGTTGGAGGAGATGGCGCGGGCGATCTACCGCGAGTGGTTCGTCCACTTCCGCTTCCCCGGCAACGAGGACGTCGATTTCGTCGACTCCGTTCTTGGGCCCATCCCCGACGGATGGGTGCTCGGCACACTTGGCGTCCTCGCCGTAGAGATCAGAAACGCGGTATCCCCGTCCGCCGCCACAGCAGAGCTTCCGTACGTACCGATCGATGAAATCGACCGCCGATCGGTTACGTTGAAGGCATTTCGCCCTGGCAGAGAGGCCGCGAGCAGTCTCAGACTGTTCACCGCCGGCGACGTTCTGTTCGGTGCGATGCGTGCCTACTTCCACAAGGTCTGTATTGCGCCATTTGACGGCGTCACGCGGTCAACATGCTTCGTCCTGCGCCCGGACCCAGAGCGATACCACTACGCGGTCATGACGCTAGCCGATGATGGGACGGTCGCATACGCCGCGAGCCATTCATCAGGCAGCACGATCCCATATGCGAAGTGGTCGAAGGTGCTGAGTGAAATGGCGGTGGTCCTGCCACCAGTGTCAATCGCTCAGAGCTTCGGCGATGCTGTCGAGCCACTTTTGACGCTTGCGCAGATGCTCGCTATGCAGTCCGCACATCTCGCGAGTATTCGCGACGCTTTGTTGCCGAGGCTTGTGACCGGGCAGATCGACGTCTCGTCCCTCGATCTAGATGCGCTGCTTGAGGGTGCGGTGGCGTAG
- a CDS encoding type I restriction endonuclease subunit R produces MAGAYTEAGLVEGPSLELLEELGWTHVSAFGETFGPAGTLGRDSARDVFLMHRLRDALRDLNPLVPEAVREEALTAITRDRSLIDRVRANREVYDLLRDGFKGEWEESGDRQYATVAYIDFRDSTKNDWVAASQIWITGDLHKRRPDTVLFVNGIPLVLLEFKEPNKPVKHAYDDNLTDYRDTIPALFIPNGLVLLSNGSEAKVGSSFAPWEFFSDWKVIDAAGNRGVIALDTALRGTCTPHVLLDLIENFLAYIERPGGLIKAVARSHQYHGVNAAIDNLYKVRSTGDKRLGVFWHTQGSGKSLSMLWFTQKVLRQIAGKWTFVMVTDRKELDDQLHGEFADAGAIAKEAQVHAGSIANLRELLSADHRYVFTLIQKFQTTRDEALMPVLSARDDVIVITDEAHRSQYDTLALNMRRALPNASFMGFTGTPLVAGEELTKQQFGDYVSVYNFRAAIEDGSTVPLYYENRIPELQLVNADFADELESLLETAEVDEEAEGELAKKFGKQYTLLTRPERLQKIAKDLVAHFVGRGFTGKAMYVGLDKAAAVRMHDLVKDAWAEHLAELRTQHDALPELERPWLASRIELMETTDMAVVVSQSQNELSHLDALGLDIRPHRARMNTEDLAEKFKDPDDRLRLVFVCAMWMTGFDAPSVSTIYLDRPMRNHSLMQTIARANRVFPEKDNGLIVDYVGVFRNLEKALAIYGAANTGVDVGSPIEIIDELVAALGEAVNQLFTFCAAQGVDLPTMRDAQGFQHVALRDAAVEALLVDEETRTTFMAGARHVRKLFKALLPDPTAAAQQRTVAAIRVVAERIADVTRTPKADIAEVADAVEKLLDRSVGAEEYVIRAAADGSNPDPLIDLSQIDFDGLAKKFAGRKRAETDRLAQLLKQRAIGAATRNPTRYDLVERIEALIADYNAGSINIDEYLRRLIELSKTLTDEEQRAGREGLTEEELAIFDLLTKPDPVLTDEQAETVRGSAKKLLTHLHDKLVLDWRRKADASANVLVTIKRSLDEDLPADPYPPTVFDLKVEAVYNHVLTAYGDDGSSVYSMRALPAGDGTQSGVPAGPLDVNRISVAVVERIRSDPQFAARVAAELDAPGSDS; encoded by the coding sequence ATGGCCGGTGCGTACACCGAAGCGGGGTTGGTTGAGGGGCCAAGCCTGGAGCTGCTAGAAGAGCTCGGGTGGACGCACGTCAGCGCCTTCGGCGAGACCTTCGGTCCGGCCGGCACCCTTGGCCGAGACTCGGCTCGCGACGTCTTTCTCATGCACCGTCTCCGTGACGCGTTACGCGACCTCAACCCGCTCGTCCCTGAGGCCGTTCGCGAAGAAGCGCTCACCGCGATAACCCGGGACCGATCCCTCATAGACCGCGTGCGCGCGAACCGCGAAGTTTATGACCTCCTCCGTGACGGTTTCAAGGGTGAGTGGGAGGAGAGCGGTGATCGGCAGTACGCGACGGTGGCGTACATCGACTTCCGGGACTCGACCAAGAACGACTGGGTCGCCGCCAGTCAGATCTGGATCACCGGTGACTTGCACAAGCGTCGCCCCGACACTGTCTTATTCGTCAACGGCATCCCTCTTGTGCTGTTGGAGTTCAAGGAACCCAACAAGCCGGTGAAGCACGCATACGACGACAACCTCACTGACTACCGCGACACCATCCCGGCACTGTTTATCCCCAACGGCCTCGTGTTGCTCTCCAACGGCAGCGAGGCGAAGGTCGGCTCCTCGTTCGCGCCGTGGGAGTTCTTCTCCGACTGGAAGGTCATCGACGCCGCAGGCAATCGCGGCGTCATCGCCCTGGACACGGCACTGCGGGGCACCTGCACGCCGCACGTACTGCTGGACCTCATCGAGAACTTCCTCGCCTACATCGAGCGGCCCGGCGGTCTCATCAAGGCGGTGGCTCGTAGCCACCAGTATCACGGCGTCAACGCCGCGATCGACAACCTGTACAAGGTGCGCTCCACCGGCGACAAGCGCCTCGGTGTTTTCTGGCACACCCAGGGCTCCGGCAAGTCCCTGTCCATGCTGTGGTTCACCCAAAAGGTGCTCCGGCAGATTGCCGGCAAGTGGACCTTCGTCATGGTCACCGACCGCAAGGAACTGGACGACCAATTGCACGGGGAGTTCGCCGACGCGGGCGCGATCGCCAAGGAGGCCCAGGTACACGCCGGCTCAATCGCGAACCTCCGTGAGCTGCTCTCCGCTGACCACCGGTATGTGTTCACGCTCATCCAGAAGTTCCAGACCACCCGCGACGAAGCGCTGATGCCGGTGCTGTCTGCTCGGGACGACGTCATCGTCATCACGGATGAGGCACACCGTAGCCAGTACGACACTCTCGCGCTGAACATGCGTCGGGCGCTGCCCAACGCCTCGTTCATGGGCTTCACCGGCACGCCCCTGGTTGCGGGTGAGGAACTCACCAAGCAGCAGTTCGGTGACTACGTCAGCGTCTACAACTTCCGCGCGGCCATTGAGGACGGCTCGACCGTCCCGCTGTACTACGAGAACCGCATCCCCGAGCTGCAGCTGGTCAACGCTGACTTCGCCGACGAACTCGAGTCGCTGCTCGAGACGGCTGAGGTCGACGAGGAAGCCGAGGGCGAGCTCGCCAAGAAGTTCGGCAAGCAGTACACCCTGCTCACGCGACCTGAGCGCCTACAGAAGATCGCGAAGGACCTCGTCGCCCACTTCGTCGGCCGAGGCTTCACCGGCAAGGCCATGTACGTCGGCCTCGACAAGGCCGCCGCCGTGCGCATGCACGACCTGGTGAAGGATGCCTGGGCAGAGCACCTCGCCGAGCTGCGCACCCAGCACGACGCGCTGCCCGAGCTGGAGCGGCCATGGCTGGCCAGTCGCATCGAACTGATGGAGACGACCGACATGGCGGTCGTCGTCTCCCAGAGCCAGAACGAACTCAGTCACCTCGACGCGCTCGGCCTGGACATCCGACCTCACCGCGCCAGGATGAACACCGAAGACCTCGCCGAGAAGTTCAAGGACCCGGACGATCGGCTGCGTCTGGTCTTCGTCTGCGCCATGTGGATGACCGGATTTGATGCCCCCAGCGTGTCGACCATCTACCTCGACCGGCCGATGCGCAATCACAGCCTCATGCAGACCATCGCCCGAGCCAACCGCGTCTTCCCAGAGAAGGACAACGGACTCATCGTCGACTACGTAGGCGTGTTCCGGAACCTTGAAAAAGCTCTGGCGATCTACGGCGCCGCGAACACTGGTGTGGATGTCGGCTCGCCCATCGAGATCATCGACGAGCTTGTCGCCGCCCTGGGCGAAGCCGTGAACCAACTCTTCACCTTCTGCGCGGCGCAAGGTGTCGACCTGCCCACCATGCGCGACGCACAAGGCTTCCAGCACGTCGCGCTGCGCGACGCCGCAGTGGAAGCGCTACTGGTGGATGAGGAGACCCGCACGACCTTCATGGCTGGCGCTCGGCACGTACGCAAGCTGTTCAAGGCGCTACTCCCGGACCCCACGGCCGCGGCACAGCAGCGCACCGTAGCCGCGATCCGGGTCGTGGCCGAGCGCATCGCCGATGTCACCCGAACACCGAAGGCGGACATCGCAGAAGTCGCCGACGCCGTCGAGAAGCTGCTCGACCGATCAGTCGGGGCCGAGGAGTACGTCATCCGCGCAGCTGCGGACGGGAGCAACCCGGATCCGCTGATCGACCTGTCCCAGATCGACTTCGACGGGCTGGCGAAGAAGTTCGCTGGCCGTAAGCGCGCCGAAACCGACCGCCTCGCCCAGCTGCTGAAGCAGCGGGCGATCGGCGCAGCGACTCGCAACCCCACCCGGTACGACCTCGTGGAACGCATCGAGGCCCTGATCGCCGACTACAACGCCGGAAGCATCAACATCGACGAGTATTTGCGTCGCCTCATCGAGCTGTCGAAGACGCTCACCGACGAGGAGCAGCGCGCCGGCCGCGAGGGACTCACCGAGGAAGAGCTGGCCATCTTTGACCTGCTCACCAAACCTGACCCGGTCCTCACCGACGAGCAAGCCGAGACCGTACGGGGAAGCGCGAAGAAGCTACTCACTCACCTGCACGACAAGCTCGTCCTCGACTGGCGCCGCAAGGCCGACGCCTCCGCCAACGTCCTCGTCACCATCAAGCGTTCGCTGGATGAGGACCTGCCCGCTGACCCGTACCCGCCGACCGTCTTCGACCTCAAGGTCGAGGCGGTCTACAACCACGTCCTCACCGCTTACGGCGACGATGGATCGAGCGTCTACTCGATGCGCGCATTGCCGGCCGGGGACGGGACGCAGTCCGGGGTCCCTGCCGGGCCTCTCGACGTGAACCGGATCTCCGTTGCAGTGGTCGAGCGGATCCGCAGCGATCCGCAGTTCGCGGCGCGGGTAGCCGCCGAGCTCGACGCACCGGGCAGTGACTCATGA
- a CDS encoding methyltransferase, with the protein MTGPDFDFDSLRRHPDVEAANLFAVDATDRLLLDEAAPRLRTATPGSVVLVNDHYGALTLGAAAQHGLDRLRVHQDPLSGELALAGNAQRLGLTGRYHQLPLDAALFEAAELFSAAEVVLIQAPKSIDALREAVELIARHADPDVTVYLGGRVKHLSLSMNDVLRACFGDVRAGLARQKSRVITAREPRREVAGSGFPRREFLAEAGLWVCAHGAVFADTKLDLGTRQLLAMLDRMAPEADTAVDLGCGTGILAAALAKARPGLRVIATDESAAAVASARATMLANEVADRVSVRREDAMSGLADASADLIVCNPPFHVGATVNPAAALKLFRAAGRVLRPGGQLWTVYNSHLDHRRSLERHIGSTRQAHRDTKFTVTVSVRR; encoded by the coding sequence GTGACCGGTCCGGACTTCGATTTCGACTCGCTTCGCCGCCACCCCGATGTGGAGGCGGCCAACCTGTTCGCCGTCGACGCCACCGACCGGCTGCTGCTGGACGAGGCCGCGCCCCGGCTGCGGACCGCCACGCCGGGCTCGGTGGTGCTGGTCAACGACCATTACGGCGCGCTGACCCTGGGCGCGGCCGCCCAGCACGGCCTGGACCGGTTGCGGGTGCACCAGGATCCGCTGTCGGGTGAGCTGGCCCTGGCCGGCAACGCGCAACGGCTGGGACTGACCGGCCGGTACCACCAGCTGCCGCTGGACGCAGCGCTGTTCGAGGCGGCAGAGCTGTTCAGCGCCGCCGAGGTGGTGCTGATCCAGGCGCCCAAGAGCATCGACGCGCTGCGCGAGGCCGTCGAGCTGATCGCCCGGCACGCCGACCCGGACGTGACGGTCTACCTGGGCGGGCGGGTCAAGCACCTGAGCCTGAGCATGAACGACGTGCTGCGGGCCTGCTTCGGCGACGTCCGGGCGGGCTTGGCGCGACAGAAGTCGCGGGTGATCACCGCGCGCGAACCGCGCCGGGAGGTGGCCGGATCAGGCTTTCCGCGCCGGGAGTTCCTGGCCGAAGCCGGCCTGTGGGTGTGCGCGCACGGGGCGGTCTTCGCCGACACCAAGCTCGACCTCGGCACCCGGCAGTTGCTGGCGATGCTGGATCGGATGGCGCCCGAAGCCGACACGGCGGTCGACCTCGGCTGCGGCACCGGGATCCTGGCGGCGGCGCTGGCCAAGGCCCGCCCGGGGCTTCGGGTGATCGCCACCGACGAGTCCGCCGCGGCGGTGGCCTCGGCGCGGGCGACGATGCTGGCCAACGAGGTGGCCGACCGGGTCAGCGTCCGGCGCGAGGACGCGATGAGCGGGCTCGCCGACGCCAGCGCCGACCTGATCGTCTGCAACCCGCCGTTCCACGTGGGCGCCACCGTCAACCCGGCCGCGGCACTCAAGCTGTTCCGAGCAGCCGGGCGGGTGCTGCGTCCCGGCGGACAGTTGTGGACCGTGTACAACTCGCACCTGGACCACCGGCGCAGCCTGGAACGCCACATCGGCAGCACCCGGCAGGCGCATCGCGATACCAAGTTCACCGTGACGGTGTCGGTCCGGCGCTGA
- a CDS encoding AIM24 family protein: MSQLRTNGRRVLEAHLQNTGIRAISGSMVAYDGQVQFKSAGMGGGEGMMAGLKRKATGESLSLMECTGSGVVYFALDAQDITLVELNNETLQIESRQLLALVGQLRMDVKFAGVRGAATGQGLFTTTVTGTGQVAILSAGGPLIGLEVSAQYPLVVDPDAFVAARGQLNQSFITDISWASVVGEGSGEPYSLRWEGQGVVYIQPAERP; this comes from the coding sequence ATGAGTCAGCTGAGAACCAACGGGCGACGGGTGCTGGAGGCCCACCTGCAGAACACCGGCATCCGCGCGATCAGCGGGTCGATGGTGGCCTATGACGGGCAGGTGCAGTTCAAGAGCGCCGGCATGGGCGGCGGCGAGGGCATGATGGCCGGCCTGAAGCGCAAGGCCACCGGCGAGTCGCTGTCCCTGATGGAGTGCACCGGGTCGGGGGTGGTCTACTTCGCCCTCGACGCCCAGGACATCACGCTGGTCGAGCTGAACAACGAGACGCTGCAGATCGAGTCGCGCCAGCTGCTGGCCCTGGTGGGCCAGCTGCGGATGGACGTCAAGTTCGCCGGAGTCCGCGGCGCGGCCACCGGGCAGGGGCTGTTCACCACGACGGTGACCGGGACCGGCCAGGTGGCGATCCTGTCGGCCGGCGGCCCGCTGATCGGCCTCGAGGTCTCCGCCCAGTACCCCCTGGTGGTCGACCCGGACGCCTTCGTCGCGGCCCGCGGTCAGTTGAACCAGTCCTTCATCACCGATATCTCCTGGGCCTCGGTGGTGGGTGAGGGCAGCGGCGAGCCGTACTCCCTGCGCTGGGAAGGCCAGGGTGTGGTCTACATCCAGCCCGCGGAGCGACCATGA
- a CDS encoding AIM24 family protein, with product MTFEKVNSKVVRINLAASGDVLARKGAMLFYTGDVRFTPHGPGGAAGGGAMGAMGGLVGMAGRAMAGEHQIMMVATGNGEVHYGRAGLHVTVVPLRGDRLVVESSRLLAHTANLQSAVVPLSSGGSGGGGLRGMVRGAVTGQGLFTTQLSGQGAVVLLSHGGTIELPVRAGGGTFVDPQAYVGHVGNVEVKLAAKVGWRDAVGKGGGEAMQLQLSGDGVVYVQASEQKL from the coding sequence ATGACATTCGAGAAGGTCAATTCCAAGGTGGTCAGGATCAACCTGGCCGCCAGCGGCGACGTGCTGGCCCGCAAGGGCGCGATGCTCTTCTACACCGGTGACGTCCGGTTCACCCCGCACGGCCCGGGCGGCGCGGCCGGTGGCGGCGCCATGGGAGCCATGGGCGGGCTGGTCGGCATGGCCGGACGGGCCATGGCCGGCGAGCACCAGATCATGATGGTCGCCACCGGCAACGGCGAGGTCCATTACGGCCGGGCCGGGCTGCACGTGACTGTGGTGCCGCTGCGCGGTGACCGGCTGGTGGTCGAGTCCAGCCGGCTGCTGGCCCACACGGCGAACCTGCAGTCCGCGGTGGTGCCGCTGTCCTCGGGCGGCTCGGGCGGCGGCGGGCTGCGCGGCATGGTCCGCGGCGCCGTCACCGGCCAGGGCCTGTTCACCACCCAGCTCTCCGGCCAGGGCGCGGTGGTGCTGCTCAGCCACGGCGGCACCATCGAGCTCCCGGTCCGGGCCGGCGGCGGCACGTTCGTCGACCCGCAGGCCTACGTGGGTCACGTGGGCAACGTCGAGGTCAAGCTCGCGGCCAAGGTCGGCTGGCGCGACGCGGTGGGTAAGGGAGGCGGGGAGGCCATGCAACTGCAGCTGAGCGGTGACGGCGTCGTCTACGTCCAGGCATCGGAGCAGAAGCTATGA
- a CDS encoding AIM24 family protein, giving the protein MTIAVHSAMSLPDNDNVPDNPYAYSLEITQPWFMTKGAMIAFYGSLKFVAVRGRGLSGHIFQMVTAQFSSPLYAQDWVVAEGHGKLVLGDRGYEINSYDLDDGNLTIKASNLLAFEGSLALQQSIVPGFLTLVGTGKFLASSSGAVMFAEPPLRVDPEALLGWADCPAPSHRYDAGWMAGFLGSAMAMMGASSGEERQFDFTGAGTVLIQSSEAVRSDRDILQLVESQLPLVGPTGLQRLQQSIQQRLAQQST; this is encoded by the coding sequence ATGACGATCGCGGTGCACAGCGCGATGTCGCTGCCTGACAACGACAACGTGCCGGACAACCCGTACGCGTACTCGCTGGAGATCACCCAGCCCTGGTTCATGACCAAGGGCGCCATGATCGCCTTCTACGGCTCGCTGAAGTTCGTGGCCGTGCGCGGTCGCGGCCTGAGTGGGCACATCTTCCAGATGGTCACCGCCCAGTTCTCCTCGCCGCTGTACGCCCAGGACTGGGTGGTGGCCGAGGGCCACGGCAAGCTGGTGCTCGGAGACCGGGGCTACGAGATCAACTCCTACGACCTGGACGACGGCAACCTCACCATCAAGGCCTCGAACCTGCTGGCCTTCGAGGGCAGCCTGGCGCTGCAGCAGTCGATCGTGCCCGGCTTTCTGACCCTGGTCGGGACGGGCAAGTTCCTCGCCTCGTCCTCCGGGGCGGTGATGTTCGCCGAGCCGCCGCTGCGGGTCGACCCCGAGGCGCTGCTCGGCTGGGCGGACTGCCCGGCCCCGAGCCACCGCTATGACGCGGGCTGGATGGCGGGCTTCCTCGGCTCGGCGATGGCCATGATGGGCGCCTCCTCGGGTGAGGAACGCCAGTTCGACTTCACCGGCGCCGGAACGGTCCTCATCCAGTCCAGCGAGGCGGTGCGGTCTGACCGCGACATCCTGCAACTGGTCGAGAGCCAGCTACCGCTGGTGGGCCCGACCGGCCTGCAGCGGCTGCAGCAGTCCATCCAGCAGCGCCTGGCGCAGCAGAGCACCTAG